A stretch of Ipomoea triloba cultivar NCNSP0323 chromosome 13, ASM357664v1 DNA encodes these proteins:
- the LOC116002448 gene encoding uncharacterized protein LOC116002448, protein MSGLVVDEGSGRASSNGYVRHRRSRSASERNLNLPKGGGPDHTQKDFNGSHGLPPSTRSCRASPLHEYSDNTNMDVVPNHRVSLERDIEQLQLRLQQERSMRMLLERAMGRTSSTLSPGHRHFSAQTKELIAEIELLEEEVANREHHVLSLYRSIFEQCTSRPSSEQSSVVTSPAHSKSESRKHPSIISSAFCSSKKFPLWTLQALAAMNDSVKRNSQSKTKHASFLSAKTEEHIQKSCSENAKDQRWAPAVDKARSIRTLKDHLHQCPSKLSVEMVRCMSAVYCWLRKTIPVNPGQKQSTLSSMSSANVIIPRHDIKEDKDWFCKSTIEVSWISTNKNNFSRASYAINNYRLLVEQLERANISQMETNAQIAFWINVYNSLVMHAYLAYGIPQNSLRRLALFHKAAYNVAGHVVSANAIEQSIFCLRTPRIGRWLEAILSTAIRKKSGEERERISSKLGLKKPQPLVCFALCTGAFSDPMLKVYTASKVEEELETAKREFLQANIVIKKLRKVVLPKVLERYAKEACIPSDDLLKWVVENVDKKLHDSIQKCVESRSSKKASQIVEWSPYSSRFQYVISKDLAEKPWWT, encoded by the exons ATGAGTGGTTTAGTTGTGGATGAAGGTTCGGGCAGAGCTTCTTCTAATGGTTATGTCCGCCATAGGCGTTCAAGGAG TGCTTCAGAAAGAAACTTGAATCTTCCGAAAGGTGGTGGTCCAGATCACACACAGAAGGACTTCAATGGATCACAT GGATTGCCACCTTCAACACGGAGCTGCAGAGCGAGTCCACTTCATGAATACTCTGATAATACCAACATGGATGTTGTTCCCAACCACAGAGTTTCCCTGGAAAGAGAT ATCGAACAGTTGCAATTGCGGTTGCAGCAAGAGAGATCAATGAGGATGTTGCTTGAGAGGGCGATGGGACGAACTTCTAGCACTCTGTCCCCTGGCCATCGACATTTTTCAGCCCAG ACTAAGGAGTTGATAGCTGAAATCGAGTTACTTGAAGAAGAGGTTGCAAACCGTGAGCATCATGTTCTTTCTCTATATAGGAGCATTTTTGAGCAATGCACTAGCCGTCCATCTTCTGAACAAAGCTCAGTTGTGACTTCTCCAGCACATTCAAAAAGTGAATCAAGGAAGCACCCTAGTATAATTTCCAGTGCCTTTTGTTCATCAAAAAAGTTTCCTTTATGGACTTTACAAGCTCTTGCTGCTATGAATGACTCAGTCAAAAGAAATTCACAATCCAAAACAAAACATGCTTCATTCCTTAGTGCTAAAACTGAGGAACACATTCAGAAAAGTTGTTCAGAAAATGCTAAG GATCAAAGATGGGCACCAGCAGTAGATAAAGCTCGTTCCATACGAACTCTGAAAGATCATCTCCACCAGTGTCCAAGTAAGTTGTCAGTGGAAATGGTGAGGTGCATGTCCGCGGTGTACTGCTGGCTCCGGAAGACAATCCCTGTGAATCCAGGACAAAAACAATCAACTTTGTCATCAATGTCTTCCGCTAATGTCATAATTCCTCGGCATGATATTAAAGAGGACAAAGATTGGTTCTGCAAATCAACAATTGAAGTATCTTGGATatcaactaataaaaataacttcTCCCGCGCATCTTATGCAATCAACAACTACAG ACTCCTGGTGGAGCAACTGGAAAGGGCGAACATCTCTCAGATGGAAACGAATGCCCAGATAGCATTCTGGATCAACGTATATAATTCCTTAGTTATGCAT GCATATCTAGCCTATGGCATACCACAAAACTCTCTTAGAAGGTTGGCCTTGTTTCACAAG GCTGCTTACAATGTTGCTGGCCATGTAGTAAGTGCAAATGCCATTGAACAGTCAATCTTTTGCCTGCGGACTCCACGGATAGGACGG TGGCTGGAGGCTATCCTTTCAACTGCTATTAGGAAAAAATCTGGAGAAGAAAGAGAACGCATCAGCTCAAAACTTGGCCTCAAAAAACCTCAACCCCTTGTTTGCTTTGCGCTTTGCACAGGAGCTTTTTCTGATCCTATG CTAAAAGTATACACAGCATCAAAAGTTGAAGAGGAGCTAGAAACCGCGAAAAGGGAGTTTCTCCAGGCAAACATAGTTATAAAGAAGTTGAGGAAAGTGGTGTTACCAAAGGTGCTTGAGAGATATGCAAAGGAAGCTTGCATTCCCTCCGATGATCTTTTGAAATGGGTCGTGGAGAACGTGGACAAGAAGCTTCACGACTCAATACAGAAATGCGTGGAGAGCAGAAGCAGCAAGAAGGCTTCTCAGATCGTCGAATGGTCCCCTTACAGTTCCAGATTCCAGTATGTGATCTCAAAAGATTTAGCAGAGAAACCATGGTGGACTTAG